A window from Streptomyces sp. NBC_00335 encodes these proteins:
- a CDS encoding vitamin K epoxide reductase family protein — protein MTTRGTDTDTAEPRTAVGGSRALALLLVITGAAGLLAAWVITIDKFKLLEDPDFVPGCSLNPIVSCGNIMKSDQASVFGFPNPMLGLVAYGMVVCVGMSLLARARFPRWYWLTLNAGMLFGVGFCTWLMYQSLYNINSLCLWCCLAWVATIVMFWYVTSHNVRHRLLPAPGWLRGLFDEFTWVLPVLHIGIIGMLILTRWWDFWMS, from the coding sequence ATGACGACACGAGGGACCGATACGGACACCGCCGAGCCGCGGACGGCCGTCGGCGGCAGCCGGGCGCTCGCCCTGCTGCTGGTGATCACGGGAGCCGCGGGTCTGCTCGCCGCCTGGGTCATCACGATCGACAAGTTCAAGCTGCTGGAGGACCCGGACTTCGTCCCGGGCTGCAGCCTCAACCCGATCGTCTCCTGCGGCAACATCATGAAGAGCGACCAGGCGTCGGTCTTCGGCTTCCCGAACCCGATGCTGGGCCTGGTCGCCTACGGCATGGTCGTGTGCGTCGGCATGAGCCTGCTCGCACGGGCGCGCTTCCCGCGCTGGTACTGGCTCACCCTGAACGCCGGGATGCTCTTCGGCGTCGGCTTCTGCACCTGGCTGATGTACCAGTCGCTGTACAACATCAACTCCCTGTGCCTGTGGTGCTGCCTGGCCTGGGTCGCCACCATCGTCATGTTCTGGTACGTCACCTCGCACAACGTCCGCCACAGGCTGCTGCCGGCCCCCGGCTGGCTGCGCGGCCTCTTCGACGAGTTCACCTGGGTGCTGCCCGTCCTGCACATCGGGATCATCGGGATGCTGATCCTGACCCGCTGGTGGGACTTCTGGATGTCCTGA
- a CDS encoding ABC transporter ATP-binding protein produces MTENAVEVRGLRKQYGEVTAVDGLDLTIRRGEVFGLLGPNGAGKSTTVEILQGHRERDGGEVLVLGADPATAGRAWRSRVGIVWQDESAPAELTVRETVEHFARYYPAPRDPAEVIALVGLEGKRGHRLKTLSGGQRRRLDVALGVIGDPELLLLDEPTTGFDPAARRQFWDLIRLLSDSGTTIVLTTHYLEEAEALADRLAVIARGKVVAEGEPAALRARLGTGATVEWTDRDGGPRSTSTETPTRTVAELAARFDGEVPDLRITRPTLEDVYLRLTGQLDRNTTRQGEPR; encoded by the coding sequence ATGACAGAGAACGCGGTGGAAGTACGGGGGCTCCGCAAGCAGTACGGCGAGGTCACCGCAGTGGACGGACTGGACCTGACGATCCGGCGGGGCGAGGTCTTCGGCCTCCTGGGGCCCAACGGCGCCGGCAAGAGCACCACGGTGGAAATACTCCAGGGGCACCGGGAGCGGGACGGCGGCGAGGTGCTCGTCCTCGGCGCGGACCCCGCGACCGCCGGCCGGGCCTGGCGCTCGCGCGTCGGCATCGTCTGGCAGGACGAGTCGGCGCCCGCCGAACTGACGGTACGGGAGACGGTCGAGCACTTCGCCCGCTACTACCCGGCCCCGCGCGATCCGGCCGAGGTGATCGCCCTGGTCGGCCTGGAGGGCAAGCGCGGCCACCGGCTCAAGACCCTCTCCGGCGGGCAGCGGCGCCGCCTCGACGTGGCGCTCGGGGTCATCGGCGACCCCGAGCTGCTGCTCCTGGACGAGCCCACGACCGGTTTCGACCCGGCGGCCCGGCGGCAGTTCTGGGACCTGATCCGGCTGCTGTCCGACTCGGGCACCACCATCGTGCTCACCACCCACTACCTGGAGGAGGCCGAGGCCCTCGCCGACCGGCTCGCGGTCATCGCCCGCGGCAAGGTCGTGGCCGAGGGCGAGCCGGCCGCACTGCGCGCCCGCCTCGGGACCGGCGCCACCGTCGAGTGGACCGACCGGGACGGCGGCCCGCGCAGCACCTCCACCGAGACGCCCACCCGTACGGTCGCGGAACTCGCGGCCCGCTTCGACGGGGAGGTCCCCGACCTGAGGATCACCCGACCCACCCTGGAGGACGTGTACCTGCGCCTCACGGGCCAGCTCGACCGGAACACGACGCGGCAGGGGGAGCCCCGATGA
- a CDS encoding replication-associated recombination protein A — MEPDLFTAAAEDRQAKDPSSSPLAVRMRPRTLDEVVGQQHLLKPGSPLRRLVGDGAGGPAGASSVILWGPPGIGKTTLAYVVSQATKKRFVELSAITAGVKEVRAVIEGAKRAAGGYGKDTVLFLDEIHRFSKAQQDSLLPAVENRWVTLIAATTENPYFSIISPLLSRSLLLTLEPLTDEDLSALMHRALTEERGLGGAVTLPADAEAHLLRIAGGDARRALTALEAGAGSAIAKGEPEISLQTVEEAVDRAAVKYDRDGDQHYDVASALIKSIRGSDVDAALHYLARMIEAGEDPRFIARRLMISASEDIGLADPTALPLAVAAAQAVAMIGFPEASLTLSHVTIALALAPKSNTATTAIGAALADVRAGLAGTVPAHLRDGHYKGAAKLGHAVGYVYPHDVPGAIAAQQYAPDAVHGKRYYEPTRYGAEARYADVVEKVRERLRGAGS; from the coding sequence GTGGAACCAGATCTCTTCACCGCAGCCGCCGAAGACCGCCAGGCGAAGGACCCCTCCAGTTCTCCGCTCGCCGTCCGGATGCGTCCGCGCACCCTGGACGAGGTCGTCGGGCAGCAGCACCTGCTGAAGCCCGGCTCCCCGCTGCGCCGGCTCGTCGGGGACGGAGCGGGCGGTCCCGCCGGCGCCTCCTCGGTGATCCTCTGGGGCCCGCCGGGCATCGGTAAGACCACGCTCGCGTACGTGGTGAGCCAGGCGACGAAGAAGCGGTTCGTCGAGCTGTCCGCGATCACCGCCGGTGTGAAGGAAGTACGGGCCGTCATCGAGGGCGCCAAGCGGGCGGCCGGCGGATACGGCAAGGACACCGTCCTCTTCCTCGACGAGATCCACCGCTTCAGCAAGGCGCAGCAGGACTCGCTGCTGCCGGCCGTGGAGAACCGCTGGGTCACGCTGATCGCCGCGACCACGGAGAACCCGTACTTCTCGATCATCTCCCCGCTGCTGTCCCGCTCGCTGCTGCTGACGCTGGAACCGCTGACGGACGAGGACCTGAGCGCCCTGATGCACCGGGCGCTGACGGAGGAACGGGGCCTCGGGGGCGCGGTCACCCTGCCCGCGGACGCGGAGGCGCACCTGCTGCGGATCGCCGGCGGAGACGCGCGGCGCGCGCTGACGGCCCTGGAAGCGGGCGCGGGCTCGGCGATCGCCAAGGGGGAGCCGGAGATCAGCCTCCAGACGGTGGAGGAGGCCGTCGACCGGGCCGCGGTGAAGTACGACCGGGACGGCGACCAGCACTACGACGTGGCGAGCGCGCTGATCAAGTCGATCCGGGGCTCGGACGTGGACGCGGCGCTGCACTATCTGGCCCGCATGATCGAAGCGGGGGAGGACCCGCGGTTCATCGCGCGCCGGCTGATGATCTCGGCCAGCGAGGACATCGGACTGGCCGACCCGACGGCCCTGCCGCTCGCCGTGGCCGCCGCCCAGGCGGTGGCGATGATCGGCTTCCCGGAGGCCTCGCTCACGCTGTCGCACGTGACGATCGCGCTGGCGCTGGCCCCGAAGTCGAACACCGCGACGACGGCGATCGGCGCGGCGCTGGCCGATGTCCGGGCCGGACTGGCGGGGACCGTCCCGGCGCACCTCCGCGACGGCCACTACAAGGGGGCGGCGAAGCTGGGGCACGCGGTGGGGTACGTGTACCCGCACGACGTGCCCGGCGCGATTGCTGCGCAGCAGTACGCGCCGGATGCCGTGCACGGCAAGCGGTACTACGAGCCGACCCGGTACGGGGCCGAAGCCCGTTACGCGGACGTGGTGGAAAAGGTCCGCGAGCGGCTCCGGGGCGCCGGCTCCTGA
- a CDS encoding ATP-binding protein: MRQGPIPRRTPGNLPSDLSGFVGRGGELTELGRLLDASRLVTVTGAGGVGKTRLVLAAARAAADAAAGPDEAGGAADPAQERYCDGVWLAELASVRDPALLELTLAEALGLTDHTTRPPRTVLAEHLAERRLLLVLDGFEQLVDETADLVRDLLRRSPGLRVLAAGRRPLTLDGELSWPLAPLGPEEALALLIERTSAADPAFSVTESNRAELAELCARLDGLPLALELAAGRLRTLSPAQVLSRLEDRFALLTGGSRGALPRHRALRTAIGWSHELCTSGERLLWARLSVFAGQFDLDAAEYVCAGPDLPVDSVLDLVGELLGQSLLVREETAAGVRYRMLESVRIYGAGWLESLGDARRLRRRHRDWYMGLATWCELDWFSPRQEEVAALVEAELPNLRLALECCLDEPEEIHLGQYLAGTLWFYWAGCGRLTEGRHWLDRTLEVDLGRTGSTGVEYESSRLKALWVLGYVAALQGDSVASMSALYECRDGAARSENPVAGAYAVHRMGCLALVSDDMARAGELLGSALERYREAGELNSNVLMCQVELAMALAFQGELAGALTLCREVRDICEERGERWTKAYALYVLAYAALDTGGTAEARLLLAECVAINHTFRDLVGLVLAVELLALVTVAEGHPAEAAVLQGAAEPLWDGVGMRLFGSGYFNAPRLMCQERAGELLGAERYASCARHGRTLPLDVLVERALRGPEPAPVPAGPLPRPRGAAERAERTERPLAHPGAKNRKPAGSPEGEPAG, from the coding sequence ATGCGACAAGGACCCATTCCACGAAGGACGCCGGGCAATCTTCCCTCGGACCTGAGCGGCTTTGTCGGGCGGGGCGGGGAACTCACCGAGCTGGGGCGGCTGCTGGACGCCTCGCGGCTGGTCACGGTGACCGGCGCGGGCGGCGTGGGCAAGACCCGCCTGGTACTGGCGGCCGCCAGGGCGGCCGCCGACGCGGCGGCCGGTCCCGACGAGGCCGGTGGCGCTGCGGACCCGGCGCAGGAACGCTACTGCGATGGCGTGTGGCTGGCCGAGCTGGCCTCCGTACGGGATCCGGCGCTGCTGGAGCTGACGCTCGCCGAGGCGCTCGGGCTGACCGACCACACCACCCGTCCACCCCGGACGGTCCTTGCCGAACACCTGGCCGAGCGGCGGCTGCTGCTGGTCCTGGACGGCTTCGAGCAGCTGGTCGACGAGACCGCCGACCTGGTACGGGACCTCCTGCGCCGCTCCCCCGGCCTGCGCGTGCTCGCGGCCGGCCGGCGCCCGCTGACCCTCGACGGGGAGCTGTCCTGGCCGCTGGCCCCGCTGGGGCCGGAGGAGGCCCTGGCCCTGCTGATCGAGCGGACCTCGGCGGCCGATCCGGCCTTCTCCGTGACGGAGTCCAACCGGGCGGAGCTGGCCGAGCTGTGCGCCCGCCTCGACGGCCTGCCGCTGGCGCTCGAGCTGGCGGCGGGCCGGCTGCGCACGCTGTCGCCGGCGCAGGTGCTGTCCCGGCTGGAGGACCGCTTCGCCCTGCTGACGGGCGGCTCGCGCGGCGCGCTGCCCCGGCACCGGGCGCTGCGCACGGCGATCGGCTGGAGCCACGAGCTGTGCACGTCCGGGGAGCGGCTGCTGTGGGCGCGGCTCTCGGTGTTCGCGGGGCAGTTCGACCTGGACGCCGCCGAGTACGTGTGCGCGGGGCCGGACCTGCCGGTGGATTCGGTGCTGGACCTGGTCGGGGAGCTGCTGGGGCAGTCCCTGCTGGTCCGGGAGGAGACGGCGGCCGGGGTCCGCTACCGGATGCTGGAGAGCGTACGGATCTACGGGGCGGGCTGGCTGGAGTCGCTGGGCGACGCCCGGCGGCTGCGGCGCCGGCACCGGGACTGGTACATGGGCCTGGCGACCTGGTGCGAGCTGGACTGGTTCAGCCCGCGCCAGGAGGAGGTCGCCGCACTGGTGGAGGCGGAACTGCCGAACCTCCGGCTCGCGCTGGAGTGCTGCCTGGACGAGCCGGAGGAGATCCACCTGGGCCAGTACCTGGCGGGCACCCTCTGGTTCTACTGGGCGGGCTGCGGCCGGCTCACCGAGGGCCGGCACTGGCTGGACCGGACCCTGGAGGTCGACCTCGGGCGCACCGGCTCGACGGGGGTGGAGTACGAGAGCTCCCGGCTGAAGGCGCTGTGGGTGCTCGGGTACGTGGCCGCCCTGCAGGGCGACTCGGTGGCCTCGATGAGCGCGCTGTACGAGTGCCGGGACGGGGCCGCGCGGAGCGAGAACCCGGTGGCGGGTGCGTACGCCGTCCACCGGATGGGCTGCCTGGCACTGGTCTCGGACGACATGGCCCGGGCCGGGGAGCTGCTGGGCTCGGCGCTGGAGCGCTACCGGGAAGCCGGGGAGCTCAACAGCAACGTGCTGATGTGCCAGGTGGAGCTGGCGATGGCGCTGGCCTTCCAGGGGGAGCTGGCGGGCGCGCTCACCCTGTGCCGGGAGGTCCGGGACATCTGCGAGGAGCGCGGGGAGCGCTGGACCAAGGCGTACGCCCTGTACGTCCTCGCGTACGCGGCGCTGGACACCGGAGGCACGGCCGAGGCGCGGCTGCTGCTGGCCGAGTGCGTGGCCATCAACCACACGTTCCGCGACCTGGTGGGGCTGGTGCTGGCGGTGGAGCTGCTGGCGCTGGTCACGGTCGCCGAGGGGCATCCGGCGGAGGCGGCCGTCCTGCAGGGCGCGGCGGAGCCCCTGTGGGACGGGGTGGGGATGCGGCTGTTCGGCTCGGGGTACTTCAACGCCCCGCGGCTGATGTGCCAGGAGCGGGCGGGCGAACTGCTGGGCGCCGAGCGGTACGCGTCCTGCGCCCGGCACGGCCGGACCCTGCCGCTGGACGTTCTGGTGGAGCGGGCCCTGCGGGGACCGGAGCCGGCGCCCGTGCCGGCGGGTCCGCTGCCGAGGCCGCGCGGCGCCGCGGAGCGGGCCGAACGGACCGAGCGGCCGTTGGCGCACCCGGGGGCGAAAAACAGGAAACCCGCCGGCTCCCCCGAGGGGGAACCGGCGGGCTGA
- a CDS encoding DUF2470 domain-containing protein, whose product MSRPHGIPLPSAHRSSDPNETGSAFGDDKQGQPRPREGVRQLTGAERVRTLVESNASVSLTLPGARDQGEFGTGMPAARTVTPDGDVILLVSGESAAARAAAHAQDDDLTAVIEITDVAPVSVPHRIRGRAWLAGWLTPVRGAAERAACAALLAERHPVGELLGLTESLDAPPAGRPAWMLLRLEVGEISVDDLWGAEHVDPELLAGAEPDPMVAHETELLQHLASSHGDRMGDLCGLLGTRETADLTAVPLALDRLGLRVRFTRGATAFDARFDFPEPVTDVCGLRRAMSTLFAG is encoded by the coding sequence ATGTCTCGACCACATGGGATCCCCCTGCCCAGTGCGCACCGAAGTTCAGATCCAAACGAAACAGGATCTGCTTTCGGCGACGATAAGCAAGGTCAGCCGCGTCCCAGGGAAGGCGTTCGGCAGCTCACCGGAGCCGAACGCGTACGAACCCTCGTAGAGTCCAACGCCTCAGTATCCCTCACGCTCCCCGGTGCTCGTGACCAGGGGGAGTTCGGGACAGGGATGCCGGCCGCAAGGACCGTCACCCCGGACGGGGACGTGATTCTCCTGGTATCAGGGGAATCCGCGGCTGCCAGGGCAGCCGCTCACGCCCAGGACGACGACCTCACCGCCGTGATCGAGATCACGGATGTGGCGCCGGTGTCCGTGCCCCATCGTATCCGAGGCCGCGCCTGGCTCGCCGGGTGGCTCACGCCGGTGCGCGGGGCCGCCGAGCGGGCGGCCTGCGCGGCGCTGCTGGCCGAGCGGCACCCGGTCGGCGAGCTCCTCGGCCTGACCGAGTCCCTCGACGCTCCGCCCGCCGGGCGGCCCGCCTGGATGCTGCTGCGCCTGGAGGTCGGCGAGATCTCCGTGGACGACCTGTGGGGGGCCGAGCACGTGGACCCCGAGCTGCTGGCCGGGGCCGAGCCCGACCCGATGGTGGCCCACGAGACGGAGCTCCTCCAGCACCTGGCCTCTTCGCACGGGGACCGGATGGGTGACCTGTGCGGCCTGCTGGGCACCCGGGAGACGGCGGACCTGACGGCGGTCCCCCTCGCGCTGGACCGGCTGGGCCTGCGCGTGCGCTTCACCCGCGGCGCCACCGCCTTCGACGCCCGCTTCGACTTCCCGGAGCCGGTGACCGACGTCTGCGGCCTGCGCCGGGCGATGAGCACCCTCTTCGCCGGTTAG
- a CDS encoding HNH endonuclease family protein — MGRPAPLIAVAATLLLSGCHHGDGERAQASAAALVAQVPLASAGFPPTAATAKTQLGKLKVEWGKNWETYKRENFGKYWSDETDAIGGRNGCDTRDDVLRRDLRELREGDRNPCVVLSGVLKDPYTGKELPYYYRRASQIQTDHVVALGAAWRGGAYAWTPQRRLEYANDLDVLLAVDKQTNYDKSSKTADKWKPPQKGYWCEYARRYTGIKAKYGLSVTPPEKQALQEMLGTCPA; from the coding sequence ATGGGACGTCCCGCTCCGCTCATCGCCGTCGCGGCCACGCTGCTGCTCAGTGGGTGTCACCACGGAGACGGCGAAAGGGCACAGGCCAGCGCCGCCGCACTCGTCGCCCAGGTCCCCCTCGCGAGCGCCGGGTTCCCGCCCACCGCGGCCACGGCCAAGACCCAGCTGGGCAAGCTCAAGGTCGAGTGGGGCAAGAACTGGGAGACGTACAAGCGCGAGAACTTCGGCAAGTACTGGTCCGACGAGACCGACGCCATCGGCGGACGCAACGGCTGCGACACCCGCGACGACGTCCTGCGCAGGGACCTCCGGGAGCTGCGCGAGGGCGACAGGAACCCCTGCGTCGTGCTGTCCGGGGTGCTGAAGGATCCGTACACGGGGAAGGAGCTCCCCTATTACTACCGCCGCGCCTCGCAGATCCAGACCGACCACGTCGTCGCCCTCGGCGCCGCCTGGCGCGGGGGCGCGTACGCCTGGACCCCGCAGCGGCGCCTGGAGTACGCCAACGACCTGGACGTGCTGCTCGCCGTGGACAAGCAGACCAACTACGACAAGAGCAGCAAGACCGCGGACAAGTGGAAGCCGCCCCAGAAGGGCTACTGGTGCGAGTACGCGCGGCGGTACACCGGGATCAAGGCGAAGTACGGGCTCTCCGTGACCCCGCCGGAGAAGCAGGCGCTGCAGGAGATGCTCGGCACCTGCCCGGCCTAG
- a CDS encoding DUF6167 family protein has product MFRRAFWFTAGAAAGVWATTKVNRQLKKLTPESLAAQAADKAIEAGHRLKDFALDVKSGMSQREDELNDALGLHQDPDLPANVTALPGPRRLRAIEHDQNTNRSTVTYNRNEDH; this is encoded by the coding sequence ATGTTCCGCCGAGCCTTCTGGTTCACCGCCGGCGCGGCCGCCGGCGTGTGGGCCACCACCAAGGTCAACCGGCAGCTCAAGAAGCTGACGCCGGAGAGCCTCGCCGCGCAGGCCGCCGACAAGGCGATCGAGGCGGGCCACCGCCTCAAGGACTTCGCCCTCGACGTCAAGTCGGGGATGTCGCAGCGCGAGGACGAGCTGAACGACGCACTGGGACTCCACCAGGATCCCGACCTGCCCGCCAACGTCACCGCCCTTCCCGGGCCGCGGCGGCTGCGGGCCATCGAGCACGACCAGAACACGAACCGTTCGACTGTTACGTACAACCGGAATGAGGACCACTGA
- a CDS encoding DUF948 domain-containing protein — MSGGEVAGILVAVFWAILVSFLAVVLVRLAQVLKATTKLVADVTEQAVPLLADASTTVRSARTQLDRVDAIASDVQEVTSNASALSSTVASTFGGPLVKVAAFGYGVRKALGKAGATPQDAPAKTSRRTVIVGRTVPAARRRKQKG, encoded by the coding sequence GTGTCCGGTGGAGAGGTGGCCGGGATCCTGGTGGCCGTCTTCTGGGCCATCCTGGTCTCCTTCCTCGCCGTGGTGCTGGTGAGGCTGGCCCAGGTGCTCAAGGCGACCACCAAACTGGTGGCCGACGTGACCGAGCAGGCCGTCCCGCTGCTCGCGGACGCCTCCACCACCGTTCGCTCCGCCCGCACCCAGCTCGACCGGGTCGACGCCATCGCGAGCGACGTACAGGAAGTCACCTCCAACGCCTCCGCGCTGTCCTCCACCGTCGCGTCCACCTTCGGCGGCCCGCTCGTCAAGGTCGCGGCCTTCGGCTACGGCGTCCGCAAGGCGCTCGGCAAGGCCGGCGCGACCCCGCAGGACGCGCCGGCCAAGACCTCCCGACGGACCGTGATCGTCGGCCGTACGGTGCCGGCCGCCCGGCGCCGGAAGCAGAAGGGCTGA
- the rpsD gene encoding 30S ribosomal protein S4 yields the protein MNQKRPKVKKSRALGIALTPKAVKYFEARPYPPGEHGRGRKQNSDYKVRLLEKQRLRAQYDISERQMARAYDRAKKAEGKTGEALVVELERRLDALVLRSGIARTIYQARQMVVHGHIEVNGDKVDKPSFRVRPDDVITVRERSREKVPFQVAREGGYAGEGETPRYLQVNLKALAFRLDRDPNRKEIPVICDEQLVVEYYAR from the coding sequence GTGAACCAGAAGCGACCCAAGGTCAAGAAGTCGCGTGCCCTCGGCATTGCGCTGACCCCGAAGGCCGTCAAGTACTTCGAGGCCCGCCCCTACCCGCCGGGCGAGCACGGCCGTGGCCGCAAGCAGAACTCGGACTACAAGGTTCGTCTGCTGGAGAAGCAGCGTCTGCGCGCTCAGTACGACATCTCTGAGCGTCAGATGGCCCGCGCGTACGACCGCGCCAAGAAGGCCGAAGGCAAGACGGGCGAGGCGCTGGTCGTCGAGCTCGAGCGTCGCCTCGACGCCCTGGTTCTGCGTTCGGGCATTGCCCGCACCATCTACCAGGCTCGCCAGATGGTCGTTCACGGCCACATCGAGGTCAACGGCGACAAGGTCGACAAGCCGTCGTTCCGCGTCCGTCCGGACGACGTCATCACGGTGCGCGAGCGCAGCCGCGAGAAGGTTCCGTTCCAGGTTGCCCGTGAGGGTGGCTACGCAGGCGAGGGCGAAACCCCGCGTTACCTGCAGGTCAACCTGAAGGCCCTGGCCTTCCGCCTGGACCGCGACCCGAACCGCAAGGAAATCCCGGTCATCTGCGACGAGCAGCTGGTCGTCGAGTACTACGCCCGCTGA